In one Corythoichthys intestinalis isolate RoL2023-P3 chromosome 16, ASM3026506v1, whole genome shotgun sequence genomic region, the following are encoded:
- the si:busm1-163l24.3 gene encoding uncharacterized protein si:busm1-163l24.3 isoform X4 — MCFCKKAKLNHRESLQMAGASRTVRVSGMPAHIEEERLIDKLAVHFLRPSNGGGEIESVIIDRTKPYSALVQFEDSGVAQRVFDHGRHTLKVDGKDYELSVSKHWQSPDPNKLITSLTATVDYKHFPEGSRAITRLLRDHPDVEASCDSANKLYRLCGAYTKVQSVLAQLLDRHAEALQSPKRSVAGQPSVRRAESLTERVDQKDLKGGSPIPEEELSLMLDADVFQYLQKRYGQEYQRLQSQHGVKVVDMSSQGITTLFLQVVTPEGGKERKRIEQARMAIRDLSQECERRICQTKLRKCDLDHIGDLQHAMATLRVRFPELLLNEDDSCVFLIGDCCDVSEAKQFLLQERRTAETESIAHRRGISSPRQPAAEKPLGLSSPQCSRALDDQEDLVQPSEKERRPEDGEIYHLAAPCKGSGPPLRSIPVDLSLCGASNTRKEPLEATKDPLGHSIMRSKTSADVTAKSTRPVWSTTPFRPPVKMHTGSTARKTKSFSGATQQGLQKTEDDSSASLPRTRTSSLTDPIQRDQNEVYHAEVLVPTVMWLHIKEVYRTQVEALTCNLELNEVGSQDRIQSAIRIRGSQQSAVTACQHDLQELVDAVSSDFSVRELHLSELNLTNLEDETLQACCAEVRQRFAKITIRMTKRSLYLLGPKRLCYQVGASLREVFCADRAQTKNKKGRQISESLPYSATRISNHTRDQTQTELDNGQIATRRDPVIKEKLERASIGDHDRGKILVHGTKESPTNVNGGRSPTAKSNKSTLSNQKEGLPGVICVCGESATSMKQTKCGVFMCINCLDAVHVNCRVCHNGSPQHRSPVGIRGSMNHCKLNFSLPGHNKHTTIKVTYVIPDGIQEDHHPSPGKPFHGDVFEAFFPDCDKSRKLLPRLEDAFRRGLIFTVTSKEKGSKVCWDTIPHKTTLQGGRSGNGYPDSSYLRRLSDILTSHGIVEQASTS, encoded by the exons ATGTGCTTTTGTAAAAAGGCAAAACTAAACCACCGTGAATCCCTT CAGATGGCCGGGGCGAGCAGGACCGTGCGAGTGAGCGGCATGCCTGCACACATTGAAGAAGAGCGGCTGATTGATAAATTAGCCGTCCACTTTCTGCGCCCCAGCAATGGCGGAGGGGAAATAGAGTCTGTTATCATTGATCGGACGAAGCCCTACAGTGCCCTGGTCCAGTTTGAAGACAGTGGAG TGGCCCAGAGAGTCTTTGATCACGGCAGGCACACTCTCAAAGTGGACGGGAAGGACTACGAGCTTTCTGTCAGCAAGCATTGGCAAAGCCCGGATCCCAACAAG CTCATCACAAGTCTAACAGCAACTGTGGACTATAAACACTTTCCTGAGGGTAGCAGGGCAATAACTCGTCTGCTCCGGGACCACCCCGATGTTGAGGCAAGCTGTGACTCCGCCAATAAGTTGTATCGACTGTGTGGTGCCTACACCAAAGTGCAGTCAGTTTTGGCCCAGCTGCTTGACCGTCACGCAGAAGCTCTACAGTCACCGAAACGGTCAGTCGCAGGTCAGCCTTCTGTTCGTCGCGCCGAGTCGCTTACCGAGAGGGTGGACCAAAAAGATCTTAAGGGCGGTTCTCCGATCCCAGAGGAGGAGCTGTCATTGATGTTGGATGCAGATGTGTTCCAGTATTTGCAGAAGCGCTATGGCCAGGAGTACCAGCGCTTGCAGAGTCAGCATGGCGTCAAAGTGGTGGACATGTCCAGTCAGGGGATTACCACGCTATTTCTACAAGTTGTAACCCCTGAGGGTGGCAAGGAACGAAAGCGCATCGAGCAGGCGAGGATGGCGATACGTGACCTTTCCCAGGAGTGTGAGAGGAGAATCTGTCAGACGAAGCTACGAAAGTGCGACCTGGACCATATCGGAGACCTGCAGCATGCGATGGCGACTCTCCGTGTCAGATTTCCTGAGCTTCTTCTCAATGAAGACGACAGCTGTGTGTTCCTTATCGGCGACTGTTGCGATGTGTCTGAAGCCAAACAGTTTCTTCTTCAGGAGCGCCGCACGGCGGAAACTGAAAGCATCGCCCACCGTCGTGGAATTTCGTCTCCTCGCCAACCCGCTGCCGAGAAGCCCCTGGGCCTCTCCTCGCCTCAGTGCTCAAGGGCTCTGGATGATCAGGAGGATCTCGTGCAGCCATCGGAGAAGGAGAGAAGACCAGAAGACGGTGAAATATATCATTTAGCTGCTCCCTGTAAGGGCTCTGGGCCACCATTACGTTCTATTCCTGTAGATTTGTCCTTATGTGGAGCCTCAAATACCAGGAAGGAACCGTTAGAAGCAACAAAAGATCCACTTGGACATTCGATAATGAGGAGTAAAACGTCCGCGGACGTTACAGCCAAAAGTACGAGACCCGTCTGGAGCACAACTCCATTCCGTCCACCTGTAAAAATGCACACTGGATCCACGGCAAGGAAAACCAAGAGTTTTTCAGGAGCGACTCAGCAGGGACTTCAGAAGACTGAAGATGATTCGTCTGCATCCCTGCCCAGAACCAGGACCTCCAGCCTGACTGACCCAATACAGAGAGACCAAAATGAAGTCTACCATGCAGAGGTTCTGGTGCCCACCGTTATGTGGCTCCATATTAAGGAGGTCTACAGGACCCAAGTTGAAGCACTGACATGCAACCTGGAGCTAAATGAGGTGGGTTCGCAGGACAGGATCCAGTCGGCCATAAGGATTCGTGGATCACAGCAGTCCGCCGTGACCGCTTGCCAGCACGATTTGCAAGAGCTGGTCGATGCCGTCAGTTCCGATTTCTCTGTACGTGAGCTTCACCTGTCCGAGCTCAATCTTACAAATTTGGAAGACGAAACCTTGCAGGCCTGCTGCGCGGAAGTCCGACAGCGCTTCGCAAAGATTACCATCCGGATGACAAAGAGGAGTTTGTATCTCCTCGGTCCTAAACGCTTGTGTTATCAGGTAGGGGCCTCGCTGCGAGAAGTATTTTGCGCTGATCGCGCCCAAACGAAAAACAAGAAAGGGAGGCAAATAAGCGAGAGCCTTCCATATTCTGCAACGAGGATTTCGAACCATACGCGGGACCAAACTCAGACCGAGCTTGACAACGGTCAAATAGCAACTAGGCGCGACCCTGTCATCAAGGAGAAACTGGAAAGGGCAAGCATCGGGGATCACGACCGAGGGAAGATATTGGTCCACGGAACTAAGGAAAGCCCCACAAATGTGAATGGTGGCAGGTCACCGACAGCCAAAAGCAACAAATCTACACTGTCTAACCAGAAAGAAGGCCTCCCAGGTGTCATCTGTGTGTGCGGGGAGAGCGCCACCTCCATGAAACAGACTAAGTGCGGGGTTTTTATGTGCATCAATTGCCTGGACGCCGTTCACGTCAACTGCAGGGTGTGCCACAACGGATCACCGCAACACCGGTCGCCTGTGGGCATCCGAGGCTCGATGAATCACTGCAAACTCAACTTCAGTTTGCCTGGCCACAACAAGCACACCACTATCAAGGTCACCTACGTCATTCCTGATGGTATACAAGAG GATCATCATCCTTCTCCGGGAAAGCCTTTCCACGGTGACGTCTTTGAAGCTTTCTTCCCCGATTGCGACAAGAGCAGGAAGCTGTTGCCCAGGCTAGAGGACGCCTTCCGGCGGGGGCTCATCTTTACGGTGACTAGCAAGGAGAAGGGCTCCAAGGTTTGCTGGGACACTATTCCGCACAAGACCACCTTGCAAGGCGGCCGATCGGG GAACGGTTACCCGGATTCTTCCTACTTGAGACGCCTGTCAGACATCTTGACGTCACACGGGATTGTAGAGCAAGCTTCCACATCTTGA